In Desulfovibrio aminophilus DSM 12254, a single window of DNA contains:
- the asnS gene encoding asparagine--tRNA ligase, whose translation MQRIKIIAALNAETPLTNIMVKGWVRTKRDSKGFSFLEINDGSCLKNLQAVIDHTPEIVRTLEDIGTGASVALVGDLVPSPGKGQKWELKARSVELLGAADPETFPLQKKRHSDEFLRTIAHLRPRTNKYGAMLRIRSEMSFAVHQFFRDRGFFYVHTPILTGSDCEGAGEMFRVTTLDPAQWGGKSAAELNAADFFGRPAHLTVSGQLEGELMALALGDVYTFGPTFRAENSNTPKHCAEFWMIEPEMAFADLTDDMNLAEDLVKATVGWAVERCAADLDLFANFVDKELRPTLEGILADPFVRLPYAEAVEILAKSGKTFEFPVGYGVDLQTEHERYLCEEHFKRPVIVYDYPKEIKAFYMRLNDDDRTVGAMDLLVPRIGELVGGSQREERLDVLERRITEMGMTPEQYSWYLDIRRFGSAPHAGFGLGFERLLMLVTGISNIRDVIPFPRTPGHLEF comes from the coding sequence ATGCAACGGATCAAGATCATCGCGGCGCTGAATGCGGAGACGCCCCTCACGAACATCATGGTCAAGGGTTGGGTGCGCACCAAACGCGACTCCAAGGGCTTCTCCTTCCTGGAGATCAACGACGGGTCCTGCCTGAAGAACCTTCAGGCCGTCATCGACCACACCCCGGAGATCGTGCGGACCCTGGAAGACATCGGCACGGGAGCGTCCGTGGCCCTGGTCGGCGATCTCGTGCCCTCGCCGGGCAAGGGGCAGAAGTGGGAGCTCAAGGCTCGGAGCGTTGAACTCCTGGGCGCGGCCGATCCCGAGACCTTTCCGCTGCAGAAGAAGCGCCATTCCGACGAATTCCTGCGCACCATCGCCCACCTGCGGCCGCGTACGAACAAGTACGGGGCCATGCTGCGCATCCGCTCGGAGATGTCCTTCGCGGTGCACCAGTTCTTCCGCGACCGGGGCTTCTTCTACGTGCACACGCCCATCCTCACCGGCTCGGATTGCGAGGGCGCGGGCGAGATGTTCCGCGTGACCACCCTGGACCCGGCCCAGTGGGGCGGCAAGAGCGCGGCCGAGCTGAACGCGGCCGACTTTTTCGGCCGCCCGGCCCATCTCACGGTCTCCGGGCAGTTGGAGGGCGAACTGATGGCCCTGGCCCTGGGCGACGTGTACACCTTCGGTCCCACCTTCCGGGCCGAGAACTCCAATACGCCCAAGCATTGCGCCGAGTTCTGGATGATCGAACCGGAGATGGCCTTCGCCGACCTCACCGACGACATGAATCTGGCCGAGGATCTGGTGAAGGCCACGGTGGGCTGGGCCGTGGAGCGTTGCGCCGCGGACCTGGACCTGTTCGCCAACTTCGTGGACAAGGAGCTGCGCCCGACTCTGGAGGGCATCCTCGCCGATCCCTTCGTGCGCCTGCCCTACGCCGAGGCCGTGGAGATTCTCGCCAAGTCCGGCAAGACCTTCGAGTTTCCCGTGGGTTATGGCGTGGATCTCCAGACTGAGCACGAGCGCTACCTCTGCGAGGAGCATTTCAAGCGTCCGGTCATCGTTTACGACTACCCCAAGGAGATCAAGGCGTTCTATATGCGGCTCAACGACGACGACCGCACCGTGGGGGCCATGGACCTGCTCGTGCCGCGCATCGGTGAGCTGGTCGGCGGCAGCCAGCGCGAGGAGCGCCTGGACGTGCTGGAGCGCCGGATCACGGAGATGGGCATGACCCCGGAGCAATACAGCTGGTACCTGGATATTCGGCGGTTCGGCTCCGCGCCTCACGCGGGCTTCGGCCTGGGCTTCGAGCGCCTG
- a CDS encoding MBL fold metallo-hydrolase: protein MRVRVTYIFHNCFLLDIGGRTLLFDCPDGKYLKRRAAEALSLGLGGRRVTAFVSHSHDDHFRQDLAVACAGAASADFVVSDDVAEMYPAAVPRGALVVEPDEAYSFSGLAIETLMSNDLGVAYLVEVNGVRVYFGGDLAAWVWETAAEAERTFTAEFFTRALERIARRPVDIAFTNVDRRLANLAGGPEFARTARPRLLVPMHAFGRTAWLKEVRPLLMAGGSDVFVYDKPGQTLELDLEPSGNPT from the coding sequence ATGCGCGTCAGGGTCACCTACATCTTCCACAACTGTTTTCTTCTGGACATAGGTGGTCGGACATTGCTGTTCGACTGCCCGGACGGGAAATATCTCAAGCGGCGGGCCGCCGAAGCCCTTTCCCTGGGGCTGGGAGGCCGTAGGGTGACGGCTTTCGTCTCGCACAGTCACGACGACCACTTCCGCCAGGATCTCGCCGTGGCCTGCGCCGGGGCGGCCTCGGCGGACTTCGTGGTTTCCGACGACGTGGCCGAGATGTACCCGGCGGCCGTGCCCAGGGGGGCGCTCGTGGTCGAGCCGGACGAAGCGTATTCCTTTTCAGGTTTGGCCATCGAAACCTTGATGTCCAACGACCTGGGTGTGGCCTATCTTGTGGAGGTGAATGGCGTGCGGGTCTATTTCGGTGGCGACTTGGCGGCCTGGGTCTGGGAGACGGCCGCCGAGGCCGAGCGGACCTTCACCGCCGAGTTTTTCACCCGGGCCCTGGAACGCATCGCCCGGCGGCCGGTGGACATCGCCTTCACCAACGTGGACCGACGGCTGGCCAATCTCGCCGGAGGGCCGGAATTCGCGCGCACGGCGCGGCCCCGGCTGCTGGTGCCCATGCACGCCTTCGGCCGCACTGCCTGGCTCAAGGAGGTCCGGCCGCTGCTGATGGCCGGAGGATCGGACGTGTTCGTTTACGACAAGCCGGGCCAGACCCTGGAACTGGACCTGGAACCGAGCGGAAATCCCACGTAA
- the ftsY gene encoding signal recognition particle-docking protein FtsY, with amino-acid sequence MGFFSKLKTLWRGGAPAETAPTPERTEAAPAPAHVERSAPAQAAAGEGWRTDLTLALRQAEPRLSIWLGHVLSGVHEAGPLLRERLLFLFQALDAPQAEAEAFVADFESWLSAMGYSGVDEFRSELQYRLALALDLEDEEDERDRLFLKLSEGLAKTREQITKRIDTLLAGNRAIDESFWEEFEEILIMADVGFEAASRLMDNLRARVRKAGIHEADGFRDLLKDELADIFKTPKRIQAVNPPEVVMMIGVNGVGKTTTIAKLAYRARMQGRKVLIAAGDTFRAAAIEQLEIWAKRVGAGFFAKQAGADPAAVAFEAMDQAVSEGYDLLLLDTAGRLHTKANLMEELKKIKRVLDKKHPGAPHRSILVIDATTGQNALSQTKLFHEAVGVDEIVLTKLDGTAKGGVVVAVTLQFRIPITFVGLGEKMEDLRPFNGEDFAKALLC; translated from the coding sequence ATGGGATTCTTTTCCAAGCTGAAGACGCTCTGGCGCGGCGGGGCGCCCGCCGAAACCGCCCCCACCCCCGAAAGAACCGAGGCGGCTCCCGCTCCGGCCCACGTCGAACGCTCCGCTCCAGCCCAGGCCGCGGCGGGCGAAGGTTGGCGCACCGACCTGACCCTGGCCCTGCGCCAGGCCGAACCCCGGCTTTCGATCTGGCTCGGCCACGTGCTGTCGGGGGTGCATGAAGCCGGGCCGCTCCTGCGCGAACGCCTGCTGTTCCTCTTCCAGGCCCTGGACGCGCCCCAGGCCGAGGCCGAAGCCTTCGTGGCCGACTTCGAATCCTGGCTCTCGGCCATGGGTTACAGCGGCGTGGACGAATTCCGCTCCGAGCTGCAATACCGTCTGGCCCTGGCCCTGGACCTGGAGGACGAGGAGGACGAGCGCGACCGGCTCTTCCTCAAGCTCTCCGAGGGCTTGGCAAAGACCCGCGAGCAGATCACCAAGCGCATCGACACCCTGCTGGCCGGAAACAGGGCCATCGACGAATCCTTCTGGGAGGAGTTCGAGGAAATCCTGATCATGGCCGACGTGGGCTTCGAAGCCGCGTCCAGGCTCATGGACAACCTCCGGGCCCGGGTGCGCAAGGCCGGAATCCACGAGGCCGACGGCTTCCGTGACCTGCTCAAGGACGAGCTGGCCGACATCTTCAAGACGCCCAAGCGCATCCAGGCCGTGAACCCGCCCGAGGTGGTCATGATGATCGGGGTCAACGGCGTGGGCAAGACCACGACCATCGCCAAGCTGGCTTACCGCGCACGGATGCAGGGCCGCAAGGTGCTCATCGCGGCGGGCGACACCTTCCGGGCCGCGGCCATCGAACAGCTGGAAATCTGGGCCAAGCGCGTGGGCGCGGGCTTCTTCGCCAAGCAGGCCGGAGCCGATCCGGCGGCTGTGGCCTTCGAGGCCATGGACCAGGCCGTGAGCGAAGGCTACGACCTTCTGCTCCTGGATACGGCCGGACGCCTGCACACCAAGGCCAACCTCATGGAAGAGCTGAAAAAAATCAAGCGGGTGCTGGACAAGAAACACCCCGGCGCGCCGCACCGCAGCATCCTGGTCATCGACGCCACCACCGGCCAGAACGCCCTGTCCCAGACCAAGCTCTTCCACGAGGCCGTGGGCGTGGACGAGATTGTGCTGACCAAGCTGGACGGCACGGCCAAGGGCGGGGTCGTGGTGGCCGTGACCCTGCAGTTCCGCATTCCCATCACCTTCGTGGGTCTGGGCGAGAAGATGGAGGATCTGCGGCCGTTCAACGGCGAGGACTTCGCCAAGGCCCTGCTCTGCTGA
- a CDS encoding class I SAM-dependent methyltransferase, whose product MPAVEEHYAQHLAAFYDWLCGGFEAAVERNRHLLRRLAPASPPGASALDLGAGSGHQSIPLAESGYAVTAVDSCAELLAVLEEKMGGLPIQAVRADILAHLERETETFDLVLCMGDTLTHLPDQDAARTLLTQAARLLKPGGVLLLSFRDYASSTPEGLSRFIPVRSDDTRVATCFLEYGTTHVQVHALLHTRQEDGQWIFSASVYPKCRLAPEAVRAALAGLGFRDVRTESERGMVFLRAEKA is encoded by the coding sequence ATGCCCGCAGTCGAGGAGCACTACGCCCAACATCTGGCCGCGTTCTATGACTGGCTCTGCGGCGGCTTCGAGGCGGCCGTGGAGCGCAACCGCCATCTGTTGCGCCGCCTCGCCCCGGCCTCTCCCCCCGGGGCCTCGGCCCTGGACCTGGGCGCGGGCTCGGGCCACCAGTCCATCCCCCTGGCCGAGTCCGGCTACGCCGTGACCGCCGTGGACTCCTGCGCGGAGTTGCTGGCCGTGCTGGAGGAAAAAATGGGCGGCCTGCCCATCCAGGCCGTGCGCGCGGACATCCTGGCGCACCTGGAGCGGGAGACCGAAACCTTCGACCTAGTCCTCTGCATGGGCGATACGCTCACGCATCTGCCGGACCAGGACGCCGCACGGACTCTGCTGACCCAGGCCGCGCGCCTGCTCAAACCCGGCGGCGTCCTGCTCCTGTCCTTCCGGGACTATGCCTCGTCCACGCCGGAAGGCCTCTCGCGCTTCATCCCGGTGCGCTCCGACGACACCCGCGTGGCCACCTGCTTCCTGGAGTACGGGACGACCCACGTGCAGGTGCACGCCCTCCTGCACACCCGCCAGGAAGACGGCCAATGGATCTTTTCCGCCAGCGTCTACCCCAAGTGCCGCCTCGCGCCGGAGGCCGTGCGCGCCGCCCTGGCCGGGCTGGGATTCCGGGACGTCAGAACCGAGAGCGAGCGCGGCATGGTCTTCCTGCGCGCCGAAAAGGCCTAG
- a CDS encoding class IV adenylate cyclase: MARNVEIKARVADIASVEPLAAALAEQGPFTIEQDDTFFACPNGRLKLRALAENDGQLIFYRRADSAGPKESFYVISATSAPDTLRETLALAYGVTGRVRKRRTLYLAGRTRIHLDQVEGLGEFLELEVVLAEGEALEAGLAEAHVLMTRLGVEPAQLLEWAYVDLLERKQSD, from the coding sequence ATGGCCCGCAACGTCGAGATCAAGGCCCGTGTCGCGGACATCGCCTCGGTCGAACCCCTGGCGGCCGCTCTCGCGGAACAGGGCCCGTTCACCATTGAGCAGGACGACACCTTCTTCGCCTGCCCCAACGGTCGGCTCAAGCTGCGCGCCCTGGCGGAAAACGACGGGCAGCTCATCTTCTACCGCCGGGCCGACAGCGCCGGGCCCAAGGAATCCTTCTACGTCATCAGCGCCACCAGCGCGCCGGACACGCTGCGTGAAACCCTGGCCCTGGCCTATGGGGTGACGGGCCGGGTGCGCAAGCGCCGCACCCTGTATCTGGCCGGGCGCACCCGCATCCATCTGGACCAGGTGGAGGGACTGGGGGAGTTCCTGGAATTGGAAGTGGTGCTGGCCGAAGGCGAGGCATTGGAGGCGGGACTGGCCGAGGCCCATGTCCTTATGACTCGGCTCGGCGTGGAGCCCGCGCAGTTGCTGGAATGGGCCTACGTGGACCTGCTGGAGCGAAAGCAGAGCGACTAG